A portion of the Musa acuminata AAA Group cultivar baxijiao chromosome BXJ1-1, Cavendish_Baxijiao_AAA, whole genome shotgun sequence genome contains these proteins:
- the LOC103999660 gene encoding protein LIFEGUARD 2-like: MRMWARPPYAKGGGGVEAGIRALYPVMLEPPELRWSFIRKIYSILSAQMLITVAVAAAVVSIHPVSHFFVSSSAGLGLYVFLIILPFFVICPLYYYYQHYPLNYLLLGIFTVSLGFAVGLTCAFTSGKVILESVVLTALVVVSLTIYTFWAAARGYDFTFLGPFLFSSIMILFVFVLIQVLFPVGRISAMIYGGLAAIIFCGFIVYDTDNLIKRYSYDDYMWAAVALYLDIINLFLSLLTLFRAAER; this comes from the exons ATGAGGATGTGGGCGCGGCCGCCGTATGCGAAGGGCGGTGGGGGCGTGGAGGCCGGCATCCGGGCGCTCTACCCCGTGATGCTGGAGCCGCCAGAGCTGCGATGGTCGTTCATCAGGAAGATCTACTCCATCCTTTCCGCCCAGATGCTCATCACCGTCGCCGTCGCCGCTGCCGTCGTCTCCATCCATCCTGTCTCCCACTTCTTCGTCTCTTCCAGCGCCGGCCTCGGCCTCTACGTCTTCCTCATCATCCTTCCATTCTTCG TGATATGCCCTTTGTATTACTACTACCAGCACTACCCACTCAATTATCTTCTCCTCGGCATATTCACTGTCTCACTCGGCTTCGCTGTTGGATTGACATGTGCCTTTACAAGCG ggaaggttattctcgaatcTGTCGTCCTCACGGCGCTGGTCGTCGTGAGTCTCACGATCTACACCTTCTGGGCTGCGGCGAGGGGCTACGACTTCACCTTCCTCGGCCCTTTCTTGTTCTCTTCCATCATGATACTCTTCGTGTTCGTTCTCATCCAG GTGTTGTTTCCTGTGGGAAGGATCTCCGCCATGATCTACGGCGGGTTGGCCGCCATCATCTTCTGTGGCTTCATCGTCTACGATACCGATAACCTGATAAAGCGGTACTCCTACGACGACTATATGTGGGCTGCAGTAGCTCTCTATCTCGACATCATCAACCTCTTCCTCTCTTTGCTCACTCTCTTCAGAGCAGCCGAGAGGTAG